DNA sequence from the Phocoena sinus isolate mPhoSin1 chromosome 9, mPhoSin1.pri, whole genome shotgun sequence genome:
GCCAGGTCACTcttccttacctgtaaaaggAGGGTGCTCACCTGGGCCCGAGGCCCCTGAGTGAGGTTCTGCTTTGCAGGGAGGGGACGGGGGTGTGCATGAGGGAGAGGAGGGTGGCCGAGGACACAGTGAGTTCTGTGAGAGGTCAGGGTGGACATTCCTGTTAGCTCCTTTGATGTTCTTGCCTGGGCTCCTGGAGACCACTCAGTCCCGCCGCGTCCCTGCTCTGAGCACTGATGCCTGTGTCTGCCGCAGGAACGAGATCCAGTCTGAGAAACAGCACAGTCTCCATcgattcctctctctcttcccagagTCCACTCCAACATTTGCCCCCTAGAAACCCCTGAATAGATGCCTGTCCCTCAAACTCACATTCCAGGTCTCGGGGAGAAAACAGGGAACTCACAGAGAGTAAGTTCCCCCCAAATTAGGATTGCACGCCTACTGTCTAGGTACGCGAGCTCAGGCTCCTCGTGGCTGCATCTATTTGCTTTTGCATTTCCAAGCTGTGGGACAATCTAATTTGACCCTCACAGTAGCAGAGTTAGGAAGGTACGCCTGGAATGATTACCCCATTTGATAAGTGGACAAATTAAAGCTTCAGATCAAACAGAACACCCGTTGCAGACCAGGAAGCAGCACGCCCTCCTGGTCCAGGCTGTTCCTTCTCCTGAGCTAAGGTCAGCGGGTGCTGGCTCTCCACAGGTCAGGAGGGCGGAGACAAGCCCCCGGCTGCCAGGCTAGAGGAGGAGGAACCCCTGCAGAGTTCAGCCCCCCACACTCGGGAAGCCCCAAGTGAGGACGTGCCCCTCTCCTGCGCTGCTCCCGGGGAGAAGCAGCCATCAGAGGCCCCTGGAGAAGTAGCTGGGGCTGGTGCTGGGAGAGCCTGCCAGCGCCAGGGCTCGGGGGCTCTCCGCAAAGACAGAGCCCTGGGCGCGCCTAGACCCCAGCCTCAGGGGGAAGGGCATCCTCTTCCGGTGAgagaggggaagctggggaagagGCCCTACTCTCCAGCCGCCGGTAAGCAGAAAAAGCCTAACGCTGTGGGTCTGGACTCCACGGCATCTCCCAGTGTCGCTAACCCAGCCCGGGCCACGTACAACCCAGTGCCTTGTGGGTCAGGCCGGGGCTCCTGCCATCTGGCCAACCTCCTTAGCACGTTGGCCCAGAACAGCCAAAACACAGACCAGCAGAAGTCGCCGGATGTGACCTGCCAAGGCCGGAAAAAGACGCGGACTCTGTACCGCTCGGGTAAGTCCCTGAAGGCGAGCGGAAACCTAGGGGACCTGGCCTCATCTCTGGGAAAGCTGGGCACAACAGAGCATGCAGCAGCCCCAGGAGAGAGGAGTGTGGTTTGTTTGTACATCACCTTGGCCGGGTCCTCTCTTGACCTGTGCAGGCCATAACCTCTGACCTCAGAGGGAAAGGTTGGGTTTTCTCATCAGAATATGAAATTGGGCCCAGGGTAGAAGGGGCAGGAAAGTAAACACCACACAGTTCCCTGCCACAAAGCCTGAGAGACAGGAGGCCCCAGCCCAATGGGGAGCTTAGTCGGAGGGCTCTGGGGAGGCCCTCGGGTTGGGGACAGCGGTCCCCTCTGGAGGGCAActgtttttctcctctgcttccGCATCACTGGTGTTCATCCTCAAGCCAGTGTTTTCTTCTTCCAGACCAGCTGGAGGAGCTAGAAAAGCTCTTCCAAGAAGACCACTATCCGGACAGCGATAAGCGCCGGGAGATTGCCCAGACGGTGGGAGTCACCCCCCAACGCATCATGGTAAGGGCACTGGCCCTCGGTCTCGGGGTGGAGGAGAACCCACGTGCCGGCCCTCTGGGAGAGCCAAACAAGTACTCAGCACCTCCCGgacaggggctggggtgaggccTCAGATGGGGCTGTGTTCTTGCCTGTTTCCGCGCTGCCACAGCCTTAGAATATGAGAAGAGGAAAGTACCTCAGAGGCCATCTCGATGAACCTTTCCCTGTCAGTCTGAGCGCTGCAGTGATCTGCAGTCACGGAGACATCATGGGACAGCAGGACTGAGCCTCAGGCTCTACCCTGTTTCTCAAGCTCTTCGGGTGTCTCTCCCCTACAGGTGTGGTTCCAGAATCGCCGGGCAAAGTGGCGAAAAGTGGAGAAAATGACTGGGAAGGAGAGCACGGACGCTACTGCTGGCCCTGCCCTCAGCCCTACCAGCAGCCAGTGCAGGTAAgacttcctcctcttcctggccCATCCCCATGGGCAGGAACTGGGGGCTAAGCTGGGATCCTGGGCTCTAGGGGGAGAAGGGACTGGAAGGCTGGGCATAGGGAGTTGTTGGCTAATAGAGGGATTTTGACTGCATGAGGTTGGGAAGTTGCCCAGTGCCTTGTAGGAGGCACAGTTTGGAAATCTGGGTCCCTTTCCCTACACTGAAGCCCCAGTCTGAATCCAGGGACTGCCCGAGCTACAGTCTTCACTCGTCTCCCTCTAGTTCTGCAGCCGGACCGCCACCTGCTGTGCCCGCGGACCGGGAGCCTGGGACCTTTGCTCAGGAGTCCCCGCTGGATCCCCTTCCAGGTGAGCTGACCACCTTCCGAGGGTTGTCTGGGGAATACAGCGGCGCAGAAGACAGCAGAGTCAAAGGGCTGTTTCTTGAAAGACCTGGGAGTGGCCGGAGCTCCCCACGGTTTCGTTCAGGGGGACCCGGGCTTTGTGCACTTGGACCACACCCAGCGCTGCCAAGGCTGCCCCCCACTTTCATACTCTTACAACCCCCCTTTGACCTCTGTTCCTAGAGCCCCCCATGCTGCTGACATCTGACCAGACTCTGGCCCCGACCCAACAGAGTGAGGGTGCCCAGAGGGTGGAAGTGACCCCACCACTCTTCAGCCCCCCACCTGTCCGAAGAGCCAACCTTCCTTTCCCCCTCGGCCCCGTGCACACCTCCCAGCTGATGTCTTTGCTGCTGGATACCCCAGGCAACGAGAGCAGCCGCAAGGATGGCCCTTGTGGGTCGTGGGGGACAAGGTACGCAACCTAATGGCGGTGGTACCTGACTTATCCTGGGGGAGGTACGGGAGGAGGAAAGATAGATGGAGCTTGGGAGCGGGGAGGGTGACTGAGAGAGGCAAGGAGTAGTAAACGTGGTGAGGATTAAAAGGGTAAGTGGATTGGGGTGCGAAGGATCTAGGACATCACAGCAGTAGCGCAGGAACGAGGATGAGAAGCTAGAGCAGGAGAAAGAACGGGAGGCGGCAGGTCTGGGGTcgtggggatgggggatgggagccTCGCTGCGCGGTAGGGATGGGGCCGCCCCCCGAGCCGCACAAAATActcctctgggggcttccctggtggcgcagtggttgggagtctgcctgccgatgcaggggacacgggttcgtgccccggtccgggaagatcccacgtgccgcggagcggctgggcccgtgagccatggccgctgagcctgcgcgtctggagcctgtgctccgcaacgggagaggccacggcagtgagaggcccgcgtaccacaaaaaaaaaaaaaaatgctcctctgtctctctcagcgTCACGCCACCCCCCGCCTGCTCGTACTTGGAGGAGCTGGAACCCCAGGAATATCAACCCAGCAGCCAGCCAGGACCGTTCCAGTTCTCCCAGGCTCCACAGAGCCAGCTTTTCCAACACCCCCAGCCCCAGTTTCCATACCTGCACCCCTTCCCCTTCCACATGCCCAGCTCCCTGACCCCTCCACTGCTGGAAGACTCTCTGTCTGCATTGTCCTATGGCCCCAGCGGGGGCACATCCCAGGGCTACTTCCCGGGCCCTCCATCAGGGCAGATCCTGCTGCAGCCACCCGCTGGGAACATGGGTGAGTCGGGGCTGGAACAGAAAGGGACCTTTGGTGACTGAGGACGGTGAGAAGGGAGAGAGCCTCGTGAGCTGGAGGGAAGGCATGGGGTGAGTGAATCACTGTTACTTAAAGAAAGCCCGATTGTCCTTATGAAGCTCTCCTTCCTCCAGTTTCTCGGAGGTTTCAGAGCAGAGTAAGACTCAGCAAGAGAGCTTTGGAGTGAGGAAACGCAAAGTTTGAAGTCCAGCTCAGCTCTGGGCTCTCCTGAGGTTCCTGGATTCTGAAACGGGGATCATATTCCCATATCTTAGAGGGCTTGCTGAAGATTAGGAACCACAGGCGTGGAATACTTGGCACGAGATAGGTGGGAGCTGATGTGCGTATCTGATGGGCCACCTGGACCCTGAAATCCGGGAAGTGACCATCATAGGAGGACTCAGTTCCagcagaaggggaagaaagatgcTGGTTCCCAGTCTCCTGCCTGCGCGAGAGGGCACGCACTCGGCCTGACCCACGGTCCACTTCGTGTCACTGTTACCCAGACATAGGACCTCGAGACAGGAGCCTGCCTGGTCCTGAGGGGAGACGCGCTCCAGGGTCCTAACTCGTGTTTCTGTGGAGCAGGGAGGGGACTGTGTCACAGAACACTTTGAACGTGGTCGGTACCCGTCATCCTACTTACTCTTT
Encoded proteins:
- the NOBOX gene encoding homeobox protein NOBOX — protein: MFQAYKTMCSVVPRHEKAGAVLREAHKIGTRGHHEETRRRSVSAGEPPDRDPVGGLSPTPRVQPPPTGEGPQQSPHLPRLGPRRGREAAWPPGLGSPQLPQAPPSRVGLAGGGVRARAPHAPGPRSSAHLPEREASLGGAQKQSGGRVLESRQWSSARSAARSRGVSARGPEGLEPSGRPRVSGCWLSTGQEGGDKPPAARLEEEEPLQSSAPHTREAPSEDVPLSCAAPGEKQPSEAPGEVAGAGAGRACQRQGSGALRKDRALGAPRPQPQGEGHPLPVREGKLGKRPYSPAAGKQKKPNAVGLDSTASPSVANPARATYNPVPCGSGRGSCHLANLLSTLAQNSQNTDQQKSPDVTCQGRKKTRTLYRSDQLEELEKLFQEDHYPDSDKRREIAQTVGVTPQRIMVRALALVTETSWDSRTEPQALPCFSSSSGVSPLQVWFQNRRAKWRKVEKMTGKESTDATAGPALSPTSSQCSSAAGPPPAVPADREPGTFAQESPLDPLPEPPMLLTSDQTLAPTQQSEGAQRVEVTPPLFSPPPVRRANLPFPLGPVHTSQLMSLLLDTPGNESSRKDGPCGSWGTSVTPPPACSYLEELEPQEYQPSSQPGPFQFSQAPQSQLFQHPQPQFPYLHPFPFHMPSSLTPPLLEDSLSALSYGPSGGTSQGYFPGPPSGQILLQPPAGNMGTVPWNDPCLPDLPFPSSFCPPALGGPPGGDGYFLDLFAAPCAQASSRQSSPGLARLPEGTRPGAEPLLSKAQEELPAAAVELPSAPEEGREEDQTSHGP